A window of Festucalex cinctus isolate MCC-2025b chromosome 6, RoL_Fcin_1.0, whole genome shotgun sequence contains these coding sequences:
- the myoz2b gene encoding myozenin-2b → MSQFCTMPAGEKKKHAAAICREVHSTNGDVMDLGKKHSIPKDIMLEELSLLSNRGSRLFKMRQRRSEKYTFESIQNEANAQLNNDILAQSAHMIEIKVDAPTNGDTPNPDQTVPDTNAEKLKAASMPKIYHSPWEEAISNDPGLAEAFKLSMPAMDPRPELPEYKSFNRVATPYGGFEKAPRGITFKLPELDLNPPKYPELQEPRMKRATFNRSAQGWISEGTHLILPTITLESILAPESEDL, encoded by the exons ATGTCACAATTCTGTACAATGCCAGCTGGAGAGAAGAAGAAGCACGCGGCAGCTATTTGTCGAGAGGTCCACAGTACCAACG GTGACGTGATGGATCTAGGAAAGAAGCACAGCATTCCCAAAGACATCATGCTGGAGGAGCTGTCGCTGCTATCCAACAGAGGCTCCCGCCTGTTCAAGATGCGCCAGAGACGCTCGGAAAAGTACACGTTCGAAAGCATACAAAACGAGGCCAACGCTCAGCTTAAC AATGATATTCTGGCCCAGAGTGCACACATGATTGAAATTAAAGTGGATGCGCCAACCAATGGAGACACTCCTAATCCCGATCAGACCGTTCCAG ATACAAACGCAGAGAAGTTAAAAGCTGCCTCTATGCCGAAAATCTACCACTCGCCCTGGGAGGAGGCCATAAGCAACGATCCAGGCCTCGCCGAAGCTTTCAAACTGAGCATGCCCGCCATGGACCCTCGACCAGAACTTCCCGAGTACAAAAGCTTCAACCG GGTCGCGACCCCTTACGGCGGCTTTGAGAAAGCGCCGCGAGGAATCACTTTCAAACTTCCAGAGCTGGACCTGAACCCTCCCAAGTACCCGGAGCTCCAGGAGCCGAGAATGAAGAGAGCCACTTTTAACAGAAGCGCCCAAGGATGGATATCTGAGGGCACCCACCTCATCCTGCCCACTATCACCCTGGAGTCCATCCTGGCTCCCGAGTCGGAAGACCTGTAG